A single region of the Solwaraspora sp. WMMD791 genome encodes:
- a CDS encoding acyltransferase, whose amino-acid sequence MRVSGSLSDRSEGTAPSARTPVRARERSPYIDALRALAILRVYLLHSLWLTWLPMAFPAMPVMFALAGYLTAVSLDRGAPLRVVGSRLRRLLPPLWALAVVAVPLMVLFGWRPSLPDVTWWVVPLRNPPSGEWGGPFSLGLWYIRAYLWLVLFSPLLWWVFRRWPVGALLGLSGLAVLLTSPLVDLPVNPVTDVIWSMAAYGSCWLIGYARHTGLLDRVSLRWYVLGVGVLALGAMMWLADRGEDDQLGGLVWGWAVVLLLMRARPRLDWLAQVPWLARLIRMINARAVTIYIWHLPVLWAAAGLLTLAGLYAGKSTILGVGTVLLVAVVLALGWVEDLAARRRPSLLPPS is encoded by the coding sequence ATGCGTGTCAGCGGGTCCCTGAGCGATCGTTCCGAGGGGACCGCTCCCTCGGCGCGTACGCCGGTCCGGGCACGCGAGCGCAGCCCGTACATCGACGCGTTGCGGGCGTTGGCGATCCTGCGGGTCTACCTGCTGCACAGCCTGTGGCTGACCTGGCTGCCGATGGCGTTCCCGGCGATGCCGGTGATGTTCGCGCTGGCCGGCTACCTCACGGCCGTGTCGCTGGACCGGGGCGCGCCGCTGCGGGTGGTCGGCTCCCGGCTGCGCCGGCTGCTGCCACCGCTGTGGGCGCTCGCCGTGGTCGCCGTACCGCTGATGGTCCTGTTCGGCTGGCGGCCCAGCCTGCCGGACGTCACCTGGTGGGTGGTGCCGCTACGCAACCCGCCGTCCGGCGAGTGGGGCGGGCCGTTCTCCCTCGGGCTGTGGTACATCCGCGCCTATCTGTGGCTGGTGCTGTTCTCCCCGCTGCTGTGGTGGGTGTTCCGCCGCTGGCCGGTCGGCGCGCTGCTGGGCCTGTCCGGGCTCGCCGTACTGCTGACGTCGCCGCTGGTCGACCTGCCGGTCAACCCGGTCACCGACGTGATCTGGTCGATGGCCGCGTACGGCAGCTGCTGGCTGATCGGCTACGCCCGGCACACCGGGCTGCTCGACCGGGTGTCGCTGAGATGGTACGTGCTCGGCGTCGGCGTGCTGGCGCTCGGCGCGATGATGTGGCTGGCCGACCGGGGCGAGGACGACCAGCTCGGCGGGCTGGTCTGGGGTTGGGCGGTGGTGCTGCTGCTGATGCGGGCCCGGCCCCGGCTGGACTGGCTGGCCCAGGTGCCGTGGCTGGCCCGACTCATCCGCATGATCAACGCCCGCGCGGTGACCATCTACATCTGGCATCTGCCGGTGCTGTGGGCCGCCGCCGGGCTGCTCACCCTGGCCGGCCTCTACGCCGGCAAGTCGACCATTCTCGGCGTCGGCACCGTGCTGCTGGTCGCGGTGGTGCTGGCCCTCGGCTGGGTCGAGGACCTCGCCGCCCGCCGCCGCCCGTCGCTGCTACCGCCCAGCTGA
- a CDS encoding S8 family serine peptidase: MIHPPGRTGPPPAGIRYAAVTARAVAATLAIVLGVTAATAAAPAASAAPIGGNGDAPAAVSAELLADLAADGTTSFMVYLRETATLDAAARISDRARRSTVAYEQLTEFAERSQRELTADLTRRKVPHTSFWIANAVQVTGDRALVDAIAARPEVARVEPVRSHELIEPVTQPSVADDPQTTWGVEQIGAPRVWSEFGVRGETVVIASIDTGVQFDHPALVASYRGNLGDGTFDHDYNWFDPSGVCPDPTPCDNQGHGSHTVGTMVGDDGAGARIGVAPGARWIAAKGCEARSCSDPALLAAGQWVLAPTDRNGENPRPDLRPDIVNNSWGGGQADLWYEQVVTAWRAAGIFPVFSAGNDGPACNTASSPGDYPGVYTVGAHDVDGTIADFSSRGASGVDGHITPDIAAPGVGTVSAIPGSQYGTADGTSMAAPHVAGTVALLWSAAPALRNDYDATVALLDRTAIDVDATECGGTVADNNLAGEGRLDAYQLVAQSPRAQTGRLTGTVTDAADGSPVAGVTVTVAGRSVQTGPTGGYATYLPAGTHTLTVSGFGWTTRTLPVTVGTVPVNLDVALDAVPLVTLSGRVTDGSGQGWPLYARIDIAGRPGRPVFTDPTSGRYAVQVPRHGTYQVTVTALYPGYRTVTTEVAVGGQARTANLAVAAHIACTAAGYTADTGATVFAADFATEPAGWTVVDRTDGGGWTFTDHHQRGNLTGGAGGFAIVDSDGHGLGRSQDTLLHTPMVDISQIAAPVLRFRTDARIAGNGDVAAIDVSTNGTEWVNVSQVTESVRGPRLVEIPLAPVAGADQVQVRFRYRGGYSWWWQVDDVAIVDRTCTPVEGGLIAGFTSDANTGEPVVGARVADPQRPDEYGTSAATPADETVPDGFYWFFASGAGQQRSFVAEAAPYQQRKRTASVVAGGARRVDFDLRSGQLTVSGAPVEAELTDGGSGSAEFTVRNTGTAPVTVEVLARPAPAATPPLSGQPPWQRLADAPDGLSDNAAVVLDGIVYSIGGGTHLGTTRQAWAYDLAADSWQRLPDLPRDRGKPAVAAVDGKVYVFGGWDTEFRPQSAVDVFDPATGVWQTLAGVTNPAPRAAAAAVVVEGLIYLVGGCRDELCRASADVLAFDPTTGTFRARADYPHEVAWHACGAIDLRIYCAGGFSHDGDYADTLAYDPDTDRWSARAAMPEHVTSMAYSVAAGRLVLAGGMLSAGEITDRTIGYDPVADAWQELAPTGHAAFRGAGACGGLAIGGMSPQWAALPSISRWSGAADGCAPPAEVPWLRVRPASFTLAPGASKAVTLRFTADAATGVDGPGRYIATVALRAQTPYPVPTVPVELTVRQR; the protein is encoded by the coding sequence ATGATCCATCCACCTGGACGCACCGGCCCGCCACCAGCGGGTATCCGGTACGCCGCCGTGACCGCCCGGGCCGTCGCCGCGACGCTGGCGATCGTGCTCGGCGTCACCGCCGCCACCGCGGCAGCCCCTGCCGCGTCGGCGGCCCCGATCGGCGGCAACGGCGACGCCCCGGCGGCGGTCAGTGCCGAACTGCTGGCCGACCTGGCCGCCGACGGCACCACCAGCTTCATGGTCTACCTGCGAGAGACGGCCACCCTGGACGCCGCAGCCCGGATCAGTGACCGGGCCCGGCGCTCCACTGTCGCGTACGAGCAGTTGACCGAGTTCGCCGAGCGCAGCCAGCGAGAGCTGACCGCCGACCTGACCCGGCGCAAGGTGCCGCACACCAGCTTCTGGATCGCCAACGCGGTGCAGGTCACCGGGGACCGGGCGCTGGTCGACGCGATCGCCGCCCGGCCGGAGGTGGCGCGGGTGGAACCGGTGCGCAGCCACGAGCTGATCGAGCCGGTCACGCAGCCGTCCGTCGCCGACGACCCGCAGACCACCTGGGGGGTGGAGCAGATCGGCGCGCCCCGGGTCTGGTCGGAGTTCGGCGTACGCGGCGAGACCGTGGTGATCGCCAGCATCGACACCGGAGTCCAGTTCGACCATCCGGCGCTGGTCGCCAGCTACCGGGGGAACCTCGGGGACGGCACCTTCGACCACGACTACAACTGGTTCGACCCGTCCGGGGTGTGCCCGGACCCGACGCCCTGCGACAACCAGGGGCACGGCAGCCACACCGTGGGCACGATGGTCGGTGACGACGGCGCCGGCGCCCGGATCGGGGTGGCGCCGGGGGCGCGGTGGATCGCGGCGAAGGGCTGCGAGGCCCGAAGCTGCTCCGACCCGGCGCTGCTGGCCGCCGGCCAGTGGGTGTTGGCGCCGACCGACCGCAACGGTGAGAACCCGCGCCCGGACCTGCGACCGGACATCGTGAACAACTCCTGGGGCGGCGGCCAGGCCGACCTCTGGTACGAGCAGGTGGTCACCGCCTGGCGGGCGGCCGGCATCTTCCCGGTCTTCTCGGCCGGCAACGACGGGCCGGCGTGCAACACCGCCAGCTCCCCCGGCGACTACCCGGGCGTCTACACCGTCGGCGCGCACGACGTCGACGGCACGATCGCGGACTTCTCCAGCCGGGGCGCCTCCGGGGTGGACGGCCACATCACGCCGGACATCGCCGCCCCCGGCGTCGGCACCGTCTCGGCGATCCCGGGCAGCCAGTACGGCACCGCCGACGGTACGTCGATGGCGGCACCGCACGTCGCCGGCACGGTCGCGCTGCTGTGGTCGGCCGCGCCGGCGCTGCGTAACGACTACGACGCGACGGTCGCGTTGCTGGACCGTACCGCGATCGACGTCGACGCCACCGAGTGCGGCGGCACCGTCGCGGACAACAACCTGGCCGGCGAGGGCCGGCTGGACGCGTACCAGCTGGTGGCGCAGTCGCCTCGCGCGCAGACCGGCCGGCTGACGGGCACGGTGACCGACGCGGCGGACGGCTCCCCGGTCGCCGGGGTGACCGTGACGGTCGCCGGGCGCAGTGTGCAGACCGGACCCACCGGCGGGTACGCGACGTACCTGCCGGCCGGCACACACACCCTCACCGTCTCCGGATTCGGCTGGACCACCCGGACGCTGCCGGTGACCGTCGGCACCGTACCGGTGAATCTGGACGTCGCCCTCGACGCGGTGCCGCTGGTCACCCTCTCCGGTCGGGTCACCGACGGCTCCGGGCAGGGCTGGCCGCTGTACGCGCGGATCGACATCGCCGGGCGGCCCGGCCGCCCGGTCTTCACCGACCCGACCAGCGGCCGGTACGCCGTCCAGGTGCCCCGGCACGGCACGTACCAGGTGACGGTGACCGCGCTGTACCCCGGCTACCGGACGGTGACCACCGAGGTGGCGGTCGGCGGCCAGGCCCGGACGGCGAACCTGGCGGTGGCGGCGCACATCGCCTGCACCGCCGCCGGCTACACGGCCGACACCGGCGCCACGGTGTTCGCCGCCGACTTCGCCACCGAGCCGGCCGGCTGGACGGTCGTGGACCGCACCGACGGCGGCGGCTGGACCTTCACCGACCACCACCAGCGGGGCAACCTGACCGGCGGTGCCGGCGGGTTCGCCATCGTCGACAGCGACGGCCACGGCCTCGGCCGCAGCCAGGACACCCTGCTGCACACGCCGATGGTCGACATCTCGCAGATCGCGGCCCCGGTGCTGCGGTTCCGCACCGACGCGCGGATCGCCGGCAACGGCGACGTCGCCGCGATCGACGTCTCGACCAACGGCACCGAATGGGTCAACGTCTCCCAGGTGACCGAGAGCGTGCGCGGTCCGCGGTTGGTGGAGATTCCGCTGGCCCCGGTGGCCGGCGCCGACCAGGTGCAGGTCCGGTTCCGTTACCGGGGCGGGTACAGCTGGTGGTGGCAGGTCGACGACGTGGCGATCGTCGACCGCACCTGCACGCCGGTCGAGGGCGGGCTGATCGCCGGGTTCACCAGCGACGCGAACACCGGGGAGCCGGTCGTCGGGGCGCGGGTCGCCGACCCGCAACGCCCGGACGAGTACGGCACGTCGGCGGCCACCCCGGCCGACGAGACGGTGCCGGACGGGTTCTACTGGTTCTTCGCCAGCGGAGCCGGGCAGCAGCGGTCGTTCGTCGCTGAGGCGGCCCCGTACCAGCAGCGGAAGCGGACCGCGTCGGTGGTCGCCGGCGGTGCCCGGCGGGTCGACTTCGACCTGCGCAGCGGGCAGTTGACGGTGAGCGGCGCACCGGTCGAGGCGGAGCTGACGGACGGCGGCAGCGGCAGCGCCGAGTTCACCGTCCGCAACACCGGGACCGCGCCGGTGACGGTGGAGGTGCTGGCGCGCCCCGCCCCGGCGGCGACGCCGCCGCTGTCCGGTCAGCCGCCGTGGCAGCGGCTGGCCGACGCCCCGGACGGGCTGTCCGACAACGCCGCCGTGGTGCTCGACGGCATCGTCTACTCGATCGGCGGCGGCACCCACCTGGGCACGACCCGGCAGGCGTGGGCCTACGACCTGGCCGCCGACAGCTGGCAACGGCTGCCGGACCTGCCCCGCGACCGGGGCAAACCGGCGGTGGCGGCGGTCGACGGCAAGGTGTACGTGTTCGGCGGCTGGGACACCGAGTTCCGGCCACAGTCGGCGGTCGACGTGTTCGACCCGGCGACCGGGGTGTGGCAGACCCTCGCCGGGGTGACCAACCCGGCACCTCGGGCGGCGGCCGCGGCGGTGGTCGTCGAAGGGCTGATCTACCTGGTCGGCGGCTGCCGGGACGAGCTGTGCCGGGCATCGGCCGACGTGCTGGCGTTCGACCCGACGACCGGCACGTTCCGGGCCCGCGCCGACTACCCGCACGAGGTGGCGTGGCATGCCTGCGGGGCGATCGACCTGCGGATCTACTGCGCCGGCGGGTTCAGCCACGACGGCGACTACGCCGACACCCTCGCCTACGATCCGGACACCGACCGCTGGTCGGCCCGCGCGGCCATGCCGGAGCACGTGACCAGCATGGCGTACTCGGTGGCGGCCGGTCGCCTGGTGCTGGCCGGCGGGATGCTCTCCGCCGGGGAGATCACCGACCGGACCATCGGGTACGACCCGGTGGCCGACGCCTGGCAGGAGCTGGCCCCGACCGGGCACGCCGCGTTCCGGGGTGCCGGCGCCTGCGGCGGTCTGGCGATCGGCGGCATGTCGCCGCAGTGGGCGGCGCTGCCATCGATCTCCCGGTGGTCCGGGGCGGCGGACGGCTGCGCGCCGCCCGCCGAGGTGCCCTGGCTGCGGGTACGGCCGGCCAGCTTCACGTTGGCACCGGGTGCGTCGAAGGCCGTCACGCTGCGGTTCACCGCTGACGCCGCGACCGGGGTCGACGGGCCAGGCCGGTACATCGCCACGGTGGCGCTGCGGGCGCAGACCCCGTACCCGGTGCCGACCGTGCCGGTGGAGTTGACGGTGCGGCAGCGGTAG
- a CDS encoding winged helix-turn-helix domain-containing protein codes for MTGGEVPLVVCVSTDPAVREQLVSRVDDLGAVLIVNTLTELRTMLLSAADEPAVAAGPSRAGLTRLGDLLLDPVSTEVTWRGEALALTPLERETLLRLAGPPLRLWTYRQLFEAVWGGAYLGDRAALHATVKRLRRKLAALPNGPRVRTVRGAGYHLVSE; via the coding sequence GTGACGGGTGGCGAGGTGCCGTTGGTGGTGTGCGTGTCCACGGACCCGGCGGTACGCGAGCAGTTGGTGTCCCGCGTCGACGACCTCGGCGCCGTACTGATCGTCAACACCCTGACCGAGCTGCGGACCATGCTGCTGTCGGCGGCCGATGAGCCGGCGGTGGCTGCCGGTCCGTCGCGGGCCGGGCTGACCCGTCTCGGTGACCTGTTGCTTGATCCGGTCTCCACCGAGGTCACCTGGCGCGGCGAGGCACTGGCGCTCACCCCGTTGGAACGGGAGACGCTGCTGCGACTGGCCGGCCCACCGCTGCGGCTGTGGACGTACCGGCAGCTGTTCGAAGCGGTCTGGGGCGGCGCCTATCTGGGCGACCGGGCCGCGCTGCACGCCACCGTGAAACGACTACGGCGCAAGCTCGCCGCGTTGCCGAACGGGCCACGGGTACGCACCGTCCGAGGCGCCGGCTACCACCTGGTGTCCGAGTAG
- a CDS encoding MerR family DNA-binding transcriptional regulator has protein sequence MSNATVSPATLSVGEVAAASGVATSAIRFYERQGLLTSVRTSGNQRRYDEFAPCVVRICRVAQRVGLSVQEIVALFAALPADPTEADWQGLTRALVAEAERRIAELHEALDDIASGEPLCKLPAGGRAH, from the coding sequence ATGTCCAACGCCACCGTCTCCCCGGCGACCCTGAGCGTGGGTGAGGTCGCGGCAGCCAGCGGAGTCGCCACCTCCGCCATCCGGTTCTACGAACGTCAGGGGTTGTTGACCTCGGTCCGCACCAGCGGCAACCAGCGCCGCTACGACGAGTTCGCCCCCTGCGTGGTGCGGATCTGCCGGGTGGCCCAACGGGTCGGACTCAGCGTGCAGGAGATCGTCGCGCTGTTCGCCGCCCTGCCGGCCGACCCGACCGAGGCCGACTGGCAAGGGCTCACCCGGGCGCTCGTCGCCGAAGCGGAGCGCCGCATCGCCGAGCTTCACGAGGCGCTCGACGACATCGCCTCCGGGGAACCGCTCTGCAAGCTACCGGCGGGCGGACGCGCGCACTGA
- a CDS encoding NAD(P)H-dependent oxidoreductase has product METDNVAVPSGPLRVGVIAGSTRPSRRSPAIAQWVASDSSQPELRLEVIDLATFALPMLGEPLAAVFGSYEHETTRRWAAAIASYQAYVIVVPEYNASFPGVLKNALDHLYAEWNDKPVAFVGYGMSGGGRAVAQLRQVAEELRMHPVATSLSLTPHQVVDGRYAARPGDSEARARLLVELARALQAAPARAGGITR; this is encoded by the coding sequence ATGGAAACGGACAACGTCGCCGTCCCGAGCGGACCGCTGCGGGTAGGAGTGATCGCCGGCAGCACCCGCCCCAGCCGGCGGTCACCCGCCATCGCCCAGTGGGTGGCATCGGACAGCAGCCAGCCGGAGCTCCGCCTGGAGGTGATCGACCTGGCCACCTTCGCCCTGCCGATGCTGGGCGAGCCGCTCGCCGCCGTATTCGGCAGCTACGAACACGAGACCACCCGCCGCTGGGCCGCCGCGATCGCCAGCTACCAGGCGTACGTCATCGTCGTTCCCGAGTACAACGCCTCCTTCCCGGGCGTGCTGAAGAACGCCCTGGACCACCTGTACGCCGAGTGGAACGACAAGCCGGTGGCCTTCGTCGGCTATGGCATGTCCGGCGGCGGCCGAGCCGTGGCGCAGCTGCGTCAGGTGGCCGAGGAGCTACGGATGCATCCCGTCGCCACCTCGCTGAGCCTCACCCCTCATCAGGTCGTCGACGGCCGGTACGCGGCCAGGCCGGGCGATTCCGAGGCCCGCGCCCGCCTACTGGTCGAACTGGCGCGGGCGCTGCAGGCCGCGCCTGCCCGTGCCGGCGGGATCACCCGATGA
- a CDS encoding erythromycin esterase family protein yields the protein MSAVAPAAVVDWLSTHARPMRPYGDTPWRDVVTGVADGLLPRRAGRDAPAAPTVIGLAPTTRESVEVSELQVDLLQALVIRGVRTVVLQDTTEIGARLDRWARAGDRSTNGPEAILADAWGPWRTESLRRALIWLRVHNATHPADQVEIRGITRPTAEPADYDRVLALTAGTRDHERIAALLATIRVAHDGGEHVERAHGRWTGAPFVDLARQARTATAEVLEPGSDATTRALAALDRIVRFHAAPLSRGRSGDDEETTAADQLVEHLRATGRRAVVWDGLGHLAARRTSFGSRLREHLGTGYRCALTTFGCGRIRDFHLPAPRPGSLDQTLDHVAAKLGAGYAVDLTAAPKPEAVGRWLASRHAVRLISGMYRPDEDERHYFALDDLAGSVDVLLHLP from the coding sequence ATGAGCGCAGTGGCACCGGCTGCGGTCGTCGACTGGCTGTCCACACACGCCCGACCCATGCGGCCGTACGGCGACACACCGTGGCGCGACGTCGTGACCGGCGTCGCCGACGGCTTGCTGCCGCGCCGAGCGGGCCGCGACGCGCCTGCCGCGCCGACGGTCATCGGCCTCGCGCCGACGACCCGGGAGAGTGTCGAGGTCAGCGAGCTGCAGGTCGACCTGCTCCAGGCGCTGGTGATCCGAGGCGTGCGTACCGTCGTCCTGCAGGACACCACCGAGATCGGTGCACGGCTCGACCGCTGGGCCAGGGCCGGAGACCGGTCGACGAACGGCCCCGAGGCGATCCTCGCCGACGCCTGGGGGCCGTGGCGCACCGAGTCGCTGCGCCGCGCACTGATCTGGTTACGTGTCCACAACGCCACCCACCCGGCAGACCAGGTGGAGATCCGCGGAATCACCCGTCCCACGGCGGAGCCCGCCGACTACGACCGGGTCCTCGCCCTGACGGCGGGCACCCGCGACCACGAGCGGATAGCGGCGCTGCTGGCGACGATCCGGGTCGCACACGACGGCGGCGAACACGTCGAGCGCGCCCACGGCAGGTGGACCGGTGCGCCCTTCGTCGACCTGGCCCGGCAGGCCCGGACCGCGACGGCAGAGGTGCTCGAACCCGGCTCCGACGCCACGACCCGTGCACTCGCGGCGCTCGACCGCATCGTGCGATTCCACGCCGCCCCACTCAGCCGGGGCCGCAGCGGCGACGACGAAGAGACGACTGCGGCAGACCAGCTCGTCGAACACCTGCGGGCCACCGGCCGGCGAGCCGTCGTCTGGGACGGGCTCGGTCACCTCGCCGCCCGGCGGACCAGCTTCGGCTCCCGACTCCGCGAACACCTCGGGACGGGCTACCGCTGCGCGCTGACCACCTTCGGGTGCGGCCGCATCCGGGACTTCCACCTGCCGGCACCCCGCCCCGGCAGCCTGGACCAGACGCTCGACCACGTCGCGGCCAAGCTGGGCGCGGGGTACGCAGTCGACCTGACCGCCGCGCCGAAACCCGAAGCCGTCGGGCGGTGGCTGGCCAGCCGGCACGCCGTACGCCTGATCTCGGGCATGTACCGCCCCGACGAGGACGAGCGGCACTACTTCGCGCTCGACGACCTCGCCGGATCCGTGGACGTCCTCCTGCACCTGCCGTAG
- a CDS encoding chloramphenicol phosphotransferase, with amino-acid sequence MATQVIVLNGGSSSGKSGIVRCLKHLLPEPWISLGVDDLIERLPPAMVAFGAQGEVILGDGFDELQHAWRVGVAAMAKAGAHIIIDEVFLGGGVSQEQARRYLDGLTVLSVGVRCAADVAAAREIARGDRVVGMAVSQAEIVHQGVEYDIEVDTSHLESLDCARVIAARVTAAT; translated from the coding sequence ATGGCGACGCAGGTCATCGTGCTCAACGGCGGATCCAGCTCCGGCAAATCCGGGATCGTCCGGTGTCTCAAGCACCTGTTGCCTGAGCCGTGGATCAGCCTCGGCGTCGACGACCTGATCGAGCGGTTGCCGCCGGCCATGGTGGCGTTCGGCGCGCAGGGCGAGGTCATTCTCGGCGACGGCTTCGACGAGCTGCAGCACGCCTGGCGGGTGGGCGTCGCGGCGATGGCGAAAGCCGGGGCGCACATCATCATCGACGAGGTCTTCCTCGGCGGCGGCGTCTCCCAGGAGCAGGCGCGTCGATATCTGGACGGCCTGACCGTGCTGTCGGTCGGGGTGCGGTGTGCTGCGGATGTCGCGGCGGCGCGGGAGATCGCCCGTGGTGATCGGGTGGTCGGGATGGCTGTGTCGCAGGCCGAGATAGTCCACCAGGGAGTCGAGTACGACATCGAGGTGGACACCAGCCACCTGGAGTCGCTGGACTGCGCCCGGGTCATCGCCGCACGGGTGACCGCCGCGACGTAG
- a CDS encoding GNAT family N-acetyltransferase encodes MLLRDVRPDDVDAYVRMRCDPVMMADLGGPLPVDGIAAKVERDVQSAAADTQWIKIIVPDGADPATVAGSVALWTHDLDDGPVSEIGWMVLPEFQGRGLARWAARALLRRAAADGRWGTVHAYPAVTNAASNGVCRSLGFTLLGETSVPFADRVIRSHHWVIDPRADLVD; translated from the coding sequence GTGCTGTTGCGCGACGTACGGCCGGACGATGTCGACGCGTACGTCCGGATGCGCTGCGACCCGGTGATGATGGCCGACCTCGGCGGGCCGCTGCCGGTCGACGGCATCGCGGCCAAGGTCGAGCGGGATGTCCAGTCGGCGGCCGCCGATACCCAGTGGATCAAGATAATTGTGCCGGACGGGGCCGACCCGGCTACGGTCGCCGGTTCGGTGGCTCTGTGGACCCATGACCTCGACGACGGGCCGGTGTCCGAGATCGGGTGGATGGTGCTGCCCGAGTTCCAGGGCCGAGGGCTGGCCAGGTGGGCGGCGCGTGCGCTGCTGCGCCGGGCTGCCGCCGACGGCCGTTGGGGCACCGTGCACGCCTATCCGGCGGTGACCAACGCCGCGTCGAACGGCGTCTGCCGTAGCCTCGGTTTCACCCTGCTCGGCGAGACCAGCGTGCCGTTCGCCGACCGTGTCATCCGGTCGCACCACTGGGTGATCGACCCCCGCGCCGACCTGGTCGACTGA
- a CDS encoding UTRA domain-containing protein produces MTEPGWTSSSDPYLVAQQHDAWSAEAAGRGRVGTQQLLGVETVDADTQVRRALGLAAVELADSYYPEPIAAGTPLADNHKIKGGAVRVLADLGLTPHQVSEHVTARRPTDQEQELLDIPTDEPLLVLTRISRAATGQPVEYAVMRTVTSRSTGHTYQMQVLPA; encoded by the coding sequence ATGACAGAACCAGGCTGGACCAGCAGCTCAGACCCGTACCTCGTCGCGCAGCAGCACGACGCGTGGTCCGCCGAGGCCGCCGGCCGGGGACGCGTCGGCACGCAACAGCTTCTCGGCGTCGAGACCGTCGACGCGGACACACAGGTCAGACGCGCGCTCGGACTCGCCGCCGTCGAACTCGCCGACTCCTACTACCCGGAGCCCATCGCCGCCGGCACCCCACTCGCCGACAACCACAAGATCAAGGGCGGAGCGGTACGGGTCCTCGCTGACCTCGGCCTCACACCGCACCAGGTCAGCGAACACGTCACCGCACGACGGCCGACCGATCAGGAACAGGAACTCCTCGACATCCCCACCGACGAACCACTCCTCGTCCTCACCCGCATCAGCCGCGCCGCCACCGGCCAACCCGTCGAGTACGCCGTCATGCGCACCGTGACCAGCCGCTCCACCGGCCACACCTACCAGATGCAGGTCCTACCCGCATGA
- a CDS encoding XRE family transcriptional regulator → MNTALHVAMSRNGMTPATLAGKVGVDPKTVARWLGGRVPHPRHRSQVAQVLREDEDVIWSGLVKRGYDREIRAAWPTRSAVPRELWNDLVHRATFRIWCAGYTSYFLWTEVPGITATLRNKAVSGLDLRFLLGHKDSPVTRDRERIEDAALSISTRIDITTAELAKIEPTPQVRHTDRHISLSVWVFDDEALVSTHLADQLGHASPTLHVRRRSPGGLFDQYANHVEHLWEAATSPATTA, encoded by the coding sequence ATGAACACAGCGCTGCATGTGGCGATGAGCCGGAACGGCATGACACCGGCGACCCTGGCCGGCAAGGTCGGCGTCGACCCCAAGACCGTCGCCCGGTGGCTCGGCGGTCGCGTTCCCCACCCCCGCCACCGGTCGCAGGTCGCCCAGGTGTTGAGAGAAGATGAAGACGTGATCTGGTCTGGCTTGGTCAAACGCGGATACGACCGGGAGATCCGCGCCGCATGGCCGACACGCTCAGCCGTCCCCCGGGAGCTGTGGAACGACCTCGTCCACCGCGCCACGTTCCGCATCTGGTGCGCCGGCTACACCTCCTACTTCCTCTGGACCGAGGTCCCCGGCATCACAGCCACCCTGCGCAACAAGGCCGTATCCGGGCTCGACCTGCGCTTCCTCCTCGGCCACAAGGACTCACCCGTCACCCGCGACCGCGAACGCATCGAAGACGCCGCCCTGTCGATCTCCACCCGCATCGACATCACCACCGCCGAACTCGCCAAGATCGAACCCACCCCACAGGTACGCCACACCGACCGCCACATCAGCCTGTCCGTCTGGGTCTTCGACGACGAAGCCCTCGTCAGCACCCACCTCGCCGACCAACTCGGACACGCCTCCCCCACCCTGCACGTCCGCCGCCGCAGCCCCGGCGGACTCTTCGACCAGTACGCCAACCACGTTGAACACCTCTGGGAAGCCGCGACCTCACCGGCGACGACCGCCTGA
- a CDS encoding type II toxin-antitoxin system Phd/YefM family antitoxin encodes MTTITLREFRDGAGRVLDGVERTGEPVIITKYERPVAVLIGIDEWEEIEAFRDRRDAATIARSRAEGEFVPLSAALESLGVDPREVEALLADRAGGEAA; translated from the coding sequence ATGACGACGATTACGCTGCGGGAGTTCCGCGACGGCGCGGGTCGGGTGCTGGACGGCGTGGAACGGACCGGCGAGCCGGTCATCATCACCAAGTACGAGCGGCCGGTGGCCGTGCTGATCGGCATCGACGAGTGGGAAGAGATCGAGGCGTTCCGCGACCGCCGGGACGCCGCGACGATCGCCCGATCCCGGGCCGAGGGAGAGTTCGTACCACTGTCGGCGGCCCTGGAGTCGCTCGGGGTCGACCCTCGCGAGGTCGAAGCGCTGCTAGCCGACCGTGCCGGCGGTGAGGCTGCGTGA